The genomic segment ccgcacctcgcccgtcagggggtctgttcccgtcgtcccgccgcctgcgccgcccgcgcccggcccggccccatcgtcctcctcggccatctcgacctccgcctgcttcaccacgaggccgcggatcctcctgcccagctcgatggctACGTGCCGGTAGCTCGACACCGTGAGGCGGACgcctatcgccgccgacgtcgccgcgtcgagctccttgctgagctccgtcgtgtcccacaggccccggcgcccgtccttccagagccacgggtggagcgaggccggcgggccctgtatgccggcctcggcctggaggagcctctcgaagggcagcagccaggcgacgtaggccaccatcatcttgccgaccgcctcgggcaggaaacgggccaccttccggctgaggccccggatcgcccggttcttgtcccggtccgtgacgagcatcacctgcccgtcgaagacgaagacgttccgcgccatgtcctgcgtgtcgcagtaccgcatcgtcgtcatctccggcccccgcccgggctggcccccccatatgtgggccgacgcgagaagcgaccgcttgaaggactgcgccctggccagccagccgagcacgccgtcgcgccgccactgctgcagcctcgcgtcccacatgctgccgcggcagagctcggccagcgtcccgggccccggccggagccaggcgttcttctcgtgcgtcgcgaaggaccgcccggcgccttcgaacacgagcgtgtcgacgacgccgtccagcgccagctgcccgcccgcctccgcccaccccccgcgcatgagctcgtgcagcgttgcctcggcctcggccctgggctgctgcgccgcccgtcggaagtcgtcgatggccacccgctgcccgaggtagcggagtgcctgcccgctcttctcccacatcacccgaggcgtgccgccctccctgttccggtggcccttgccgtacgccatcatgcggatgatggcgctgaagggcgtgtgcgacccgtcggcgagccagtgcCGGTACTGCTCTACAAAGCCGTCCACTAcctccgcgctcatctcgttggggtccccgtcgattgcctccttctcgaagaagtgtTCCAGCATCAATATGCGCCCGCACCACAGGAGCCCCGCGAGCCGCTGGGTgaaccgggatgccgggctccacccaaccccgctgctctgaccgcttccgctaccgctgccggccgtccccccactcctctttgccgggttcatgaccccgagcacggcggtgaagtggatgagcgggTTCGCAAAAGTGTCCACGGCAACCTTCTGCTTTAGGGACACAATGCAGAACTGGTACACCCGTCGATCTAGCGCCCTGCTgtgctctgggcggccgccgtcggccgcttggctggccccggcagccccagacccacggcggaggatttgttgaccctccatgctgagggtgttgctcctgctgctggtggcaagccggccggctgcgtagctgctgtcgttgtcgctgtcgtcgtcgtagtagtgaccgttgttgtcgtcgtcctcgctctcggtactcgccctggtcggctgtgtctggctgtagcaccagctgccccgaccttgacggcttgcactggcgtcgcctgctacggcgagggcctcggccattgcgtccagtgccgtccactgctcgtctgtgaagcggatcctgcgctgctgttgtgcctCTGTCCGGCCTAGCTGATGCGCCCGTAGGCAGTAACAGAGatacctctcccacaccgccTGGTAGTTCCGGACTGTTGATTCCATttgctcgagcgcgaacggccgtccgtggggcttggccggatcgacgctcttcagccacctctttgtctcgtggggcaccttgtcgagccggagggagcacctggccacctcgtggcggaagctctcctgcaggagggccagccgtcgctgctcctcccggccctcctcgtcccggaccgtgtcccgcgctgccgccgacaggggcgccttcccggcctcgtacaggtccaccaggttgcgcccgtcgaggtgtacggcccaacccatctccctcacccaggccgactgtcggttgacgtcggaggtggcgacgactgtccgctcccagtgctcgtcctcggctgtcataagctcctgccgtctcgccagccgctcggcgaatacgtcgttgctcccctgccggggtgactgcgacagcggccctccctcgttcgtcccggggtcgcggacgatccagtaccgtgcgtagcggccttgcgatagcgactgcagccttactgccccccagtcgatgggctcggcttctttgctgttggtagccctggggccgactgccggcctgcctgtgctgtgtgtcccttgctgtacgtgcagcttcactagcttccggctgcttgtccggaagtcgcaccgcctgcatccatatccgtcTAGCACAGTTAGCTGCTCAAgtggcaggctgccgtccggtGGTAGTTCGCATGTGTGGGGGTCCTCAAGAGGGCTGTCataggcggccgcccaggctaggtcgaccactgcacggagcgttgctcccttgagctggtgagtctgccggaagtggccctcgacgccaccgtccggtcggaccgcctgcttgcagtgcgtgcagacagcaacccgaggccgctctacaaaggtgaggtacagactggcgttgacgtctgcacagggtggactgcctctgccgcttgtacagctgcttccgcccattGTCGTCTTAGTCTGCAGTGTTGAATTACTAAACATCAGCCTATTCAGCATAGGCTCTCTTTAGAAAAACACAGGTGgttatagtataaagggtTAGGTAGGCATAGTAAACAAGACTATGTTTATtaagtaggtagttgctttaATTATCTTTACATGCCATGTTGCATAGTGGGTCTGGCGTTGCTAGAGAGACTAGCAGCCTTTATAGTGTAGTAAGCAGAGAGGGgataggggggaggaggtaaagaataagaagaaaaaaaacctagataagtttaaaaaggaaaataaaagatttttaagtaaaaagaataaatagtattactaGCTAGGAAGGCTAAATTATGTTATTTATAGTATTGTAAGAAATACTAGTGTTTTCTATCTACAATATTGTAAGgtataagaataagaagaaatgaaaagtAAGAAGAATAGGGAAAGGGTTAAGCTGTACACTACTGTAGGCCTACTAAGTAACTTAAGGGGGTATAAAAGATAAAGTCCTCCTTCTATCCTTACTACTTACATTTGCAGGGTTTATAGTCTCTTTagctgctgtcttctttATAGATTACTAATCTATTACTCTTCCCTACCTTATGCAAATGTTGCTTATCCCCTTGTTTAGCTAGACTACACCTTACCTCCCCTATCTACTGCAGGcagaggttgttcttctgttcttttctacATTACTCCGTCTTTAGCCTACAGGTCTATTTTTGTAGAAACGCAAACTAATCCCTCTTAAACAACGTTATAGTAACTAAgattataagtataaaattTATAATAGCTTCTATAAGCTTGAAATAGCTTTGCTtttattactatagtaaCTACTAGAAGTACTTTTAATTATATCTATTAATCTCCCTAATTCCCTTCTTAGTAGCTAGCCCTAAGTAGTCTAgccttacttacttactataaagGAGTTTCTAAGGTTTATTAGTTTAGGGTTCTATAATAGAGCTACTTTAACCTATAGCCTTTACTAAACTACATTTACATAGAGTAAGCCTACTACAACTTAACTAAGGTTAGTATACTACCCTAGGGCTAATAACTAGCCCTAGTAGGCACTAGTACTATAGATTGTAGATAGCAATAAGGTAACTACAAATAGGAATTAGGACATCTTTACCTAGGATAGGACTTAGTCCTCTATAGGCAGTCTACTCTTCTACATGCCGCTTATTCTAGGGTTTATCTTCTAATAATTTGCAACACAACTAAGGTGGAAGGAttgccttcctgcccttatagccttggcgagagagatctATAACAATTGGATCTGGGGGTCTGGActtgcagcagagccgggcttcgaactagggacggccttgccgcctgctggcctgctgcgggcgatccctcctctagtctggtctgtggccggctggccttgcgatcctgcccttgatgcgaaccctggctcctgtgaggcccccaggcggtccggactttggtccgaacctccgggttggcgtagggtggccttcgtgcggggctgaggatggcgcgccgtcgccgagacgccgtcgaccttgaaggtgacgggcctgcgttttcagagagagatcgatgcgctgccgactttgaacgtcgggtccatgagtaccagcctcaaagcaggctgggcaggcagtgcaacgGCTTTATCAGGGGGGTCAATTCGTcaggttttataggctgcaggaaaacaatcccctgcttggttgtttcgaaagggaaggaacgggccgtctgcaccttcccttcagAGGGGtttctataaaaaaaagggggatagaaaaacagccaacaccccctccctcaccccctcttttccttcctccttcagctacacaggccagccctctcagccgaagctgatcttctgtgactggtgttggaggccacctggggcctgccctcgccggccggccttgttcctgggcccggcctccGCTGCGCAGTCCGGTCtctggtccgatccgtggccggctctgtgcgggcagtccggactttggtccgattcgaggcggcccactcctcgcccgggcccAGCAGTCGGATCTCTGCTTAGGGTTTCCGGCCTTCAGCCCTGCAGTATTTTAACGGCTGCCTTCGGCCCCGCCTTAGTGAGTGATCAATAAATACCTATAataaccctgcctgtcctcttttgctggattctttagacggtagcaaacgtctttgtggccctgatacaggcgcttcgcgtttaagTCTGAttggatccggagatctggacctgcggctgagccaggcatggaaacaagggcggccttgccgcctgctggcctgcctcgggcgatccctcctttggtccgatctgtagctgtccggcctggcagtcctgtccttagtctgatcccttgctctagaggcctcggccgtccgatccttggccggccctggcgaccctgttgaccttgcctggcaatgttgataatagacgacgccaaggcgagagaccagccacgacggcgaggcgcaagatctcaacatgtttgttgacTGGATTAACTGTACGTGCTGCagggttttataggctgcctttggccTACCTTAGTTAGCAATATATAAATCCCTATtataaccctgcctgccctcttttgctggattcttcacacagtagcaaacgtctctgtggccccgatacaggcgcttcgcgtttaatTCTGatcggatccggagatctggacctgcggccgagccaggcacggaagaaggggccggccttgccgcctgctggcctgcctcgggcgatccctcctttgatccgatccgtggccggctggccttgcggtcttagccttggtccgatcctggccttgcaatcctgcccctggtccgatccctggccggctctggcggccttgttgtcagcccttccacaatcggcgtgcctctccatctgagagcgtgcagtacatcgtggattgtgattgtcttggccccacgatggtggcttgaggttgacgagggcagccttgttgagagtaggtaggcttttatactagataaTGTACTGGTTACGCATTGTATGTATTGTTGCTAGGGACAATCTGTCTATTTATTGCAGGCAGCTAATTGCAAGGGTTgagttaaagcacctacctTTTACCTACCCCCCCTATTTCAACCCCCTATTTAGACTATAGACTAAAGGTGCTACTTTTAACCCTATCTCTAATAAAACTAGCTATTAGATTATAAATAAGATATAATCCTATATGTAAATAATAGTActaactattaaagtagTAGGGCTTATATACATTTTATTAGTATTTTAATCTTACTATTAATTAAAGTAAACTAGACTTATTACTTACTTctctaattatatatatgtatatgtaATATACTTTATAGATAGTACTATAAAGACTACTTAAGTTTTATGCTATAGTTAACATTATATAATAGAGTATTCTATAATATCTTTTCTATTCTACTAATTTAATACTTATAgaaaggctttaaaagaatAAGACTACTTCTACTTAGTCTACTATATTTTAAAAGCGAATACTACTAGTCTTTTAATATTCTATCCCATAGttattaaataaattaataatattaaaacaaagcctaactttactataaCCTTAATGTAGCTGTAGTAATACTACATTAAATTTATCAATTATACTTATTGTAGATTAGGTTAATAAAAACTAGATAAACGCTTAatttttatacttatatataatgttTTAGGAAAGTTAAACTTAGTAGTACTTTTATGTTtttttaaactactaaagctAGCTATCTAATAGGAAGGTAAAAAGTAGCACTTTTTATACGAATAGGTGtaaataggtaaaaaagtaggtgctttaacttACGTTAATCTAGAGGTCTAACCCTGCACTTACGCTAGGGCGGCCCTAGGGGTTATTGTATCTCCCTGTgcaatccctcctttggtctgatctgtgaccggccggccttgtgatcctgtccctggtccgatcctggcctagcgatcctgcccttggcccgaacctccgggttggcgtaccGTGGCCTTCGTACAAGTCctaggatggcgcgccgtcgctgaggcgccgtcgacctggaagatgacgggcccgcgttttcagagggagatcgatgcgctgccgactttgaacgtcgggttcatgagtaccagcctcaaagcaggctgggcaggcagtgcagcagccttatcaggggggatgattcatccggttttataggctgcaggaaaatcATCCCCTTTTTAGTTGTTTGAAAACGGATGGAACAGgctgtctgcaccttccctttaggaaggaataagggggggggggggggggttataaacgcagcttccccccctccatcacccccctccttcccttctccccaccctGTGAGGTCAAATGACTTACccctggaagggggaggggttcgggccttccttcccctgggaggctgcaacagaggcggcccaggtcgcctcgtACGATCCGGACTCTGGTctgatccctggccggctccggcggccttgttgacctcgcccggcccgggccttcgagctctgcagtccatggcgagtgtcgagtacactaccaagaccctgctgggGTTAGGTATGCAATGTTATCTTGGCCTTAGGCCCTGCatggttttataggctgctggcctgtctcgggcgatcccaccTTTAGTCCGATCTCTGACCGACCGGCCCTGTagtcctgtccttggtctggtccctTGCTCCTAAGGCCTCTACCGTCCGATCCGTgcctgtccctggcgaccttgttgaccctGCCTATCAATATTAacaatggacgacgccaaggcaagacaccagctacaacagcaagacgcaagatctcaacatgtttgttacCTAGATTAACTGTATGTACTGCAGGATTTTATAGGCTGTCTTTACCTTACTAactactaccttaccttgttAATCTTTCTTAAGAGTCTAACCCTAAGCTAAATGGCCTCTAATCTCttattctttattcttaATCTACTAAGATACCTATTAGTTAGTATGAGAATACCTTCTTTACTAACTAACCCTTTAGGTACTAAATTTACTAATGTAAAGTTTTCTATATTAATACTGAATGATATTATAGTGTTTGTATAAGTTTTGATGTATTTGTATTTATATTTCTTCCTATTCTTATAGAAATGCAAACTAACCTCTAACTTACTTTCTATATGTATAGAAATACAAATTAATCCCTATCTTGCTTTCTATTTTCAtagaaacgcaaacaaaGCGCTGCAATTATCTCCTTTTTTAGTACTTTTATTACATTTCTAAAAAAGATTCTAAATCTAAACTAAAACACACTACATAATAAAAGCCAGCTCTAACGTTAGGACTATCCTTAATATAGATCTGCGTAGTTGTTAGATAGTAGTATACTTTACAACCTAGCAGTTAGGACCTGCATGCATGTGCGTATATATGCAGATATGTAGGTGTAATACTATCCTATATGTCTTTATCTATTCTATCCattctatctatctatctaggggagggataggggattgttgattgacgttccaggcgacgacgacggttggctgaccatgcctggtccgtgcgtcttgcggcgactgcgcgtgcatgcatggggtaagggttgcggagggggttaagggttagtgagtaagtgaggggaacaaagggttgcggagggggggaacgggtcTTGGTAACCCCCTACGGTAATCGGCTGAAAAAACAATCGGCAAAacgcacggaccagccctccccttcttgcgcGCAACCCTGCACCCCAACCCTGGTATTCGGCCAGAATACCACCGTCAATGACGCTTAGTATTCACCTCCCTCCCGCTCTAGCAGAGGTCCAGGACACTATCTACGACTTTTACAAAGACCAACGTATTATCCCCTTATCCCACAAGGTGCGTTGCCCCCATCCCGTCCCATCCATCACCTGCCACATCGGTAGGGACAACAGCCCCATCCTGCCGCTTCCATCGCTAACCCTTTGCCTGCTTTTCCTCCCAACGCAGACCAAAGCCGCTACCATCCGTAGCCCAGAGGCAAGGGACATATTAAGCCTCACCCTTTTTAAAGACACCTCCAAGCCCCAACAATACAGTCCAATTCCTCCTGTCCGGTCGCTACGCACAGCGGTCAGGAACTCGTCCAAGTTCGCCAGCCAGCGCGCGTCAGAGCCCATGTAGAACACTAAGGTCTACGCCTATCTGCTAcgcctcgccctccagcCAGATCTCAAAGACGTCAACAGCAgtctcatcaacttcaccGTTGCGTAAGCCCCAtatccctcctcctcgcttGCCTAACCTGCCGTTGCTAACTTCTTCCCCCGCCCATCCAGGACCACCGCCCGCACGCACCATCTGCTCCACAACAGAGGCCCTTCTAAGATGATTGACTTTGCTATGTACATTAATACCAAGGTCGTCCAGGACACACACCTCTCGCAGCGCATCAAGGAACTCCGCCAAAAGTTCCCCTCTAACGC from the Colletotrichum destructivum chromosome 10, complete sequence genome contains:
- a CDS encoding Putative PD-(D/E)XK nuclease → MTLSIHLPPALAEVQDTIYDFYKDQRIIPLSHKTKAATIRSPEARDILSLTLFKDTSKPQQYSPIPPVRSLRTANTKVYAYLLRLALQPDLKDVNSSLINFTVATTARTHHLLHNRGPSKMIDFAMYINTKVVQDTHLSQRIKELRQKFPSNAVNSTLYHFLRNKPISVTIKTKRSDGLKQAVLQIGIWQAAH